The following is a genomic window from Anopheles aquasalis chromosome 3, idAnoAquaMG_Q_19, whole genome shotgun sequence.
CTCGCTCTCCGTCTTTCGATTTCGCCCATTGTATCGGTCCCGTATCTCCCTCAGCCCTCCACTCCTCAGCACTCACGGTTGACcgtaaaaatgcaaaatgtgtATGCGGTACAAATTATTCTGATCCCTTTCCTACCATCATTTGCACCATCAGCGTGGCTATATGCATGCGCCATGGCGATGCGAATGTGGCGATGATCGCTCTGTCATTGCAATGCGTCGTTCTGatctttgatttttgttttcatcttccTCGGGTACCGCAATAGAGCCGCCTGCCCCACCAGGTAAGCCAACCCTAGTACCGGGCACCCCATCGTCCGCACCAGACGTCGTAACCATACGATGGACCCGTCCGCCGACGGATGGTGGATCGCCCATTCTGGGGTACGTTGTGGAGCAAAGACGCACCGGTTCGCCGCACTGGGTCCGGGCGTGTCCTTCGCTGGTCCAGCAAACCGAACTATCGCTTAGTGGACTAGAACCGGGATGGCGCTACCAGTTCCGTGTGATGGCTGATAATATCGTGGGCCGATCGGATTGCAGCGAACCGTCCGACCCCCTGACGGTAACCCTGCAACGCAACGCCATTTCCGCTCCACGGTTCGTACACGAGCTGTTTGATGCGACCGCGGTGGAAAATGAGAAGGTAGAGTTCCGGGTGCAGGTCGCCGGAACGCCAGTGCCACAGATCAGTTGGTTTAAGGATGGTTTCGAGATCTACAGTAGTCGTCGAGCTCGCATCGTCACCGAGGCAGACGTCAGTGTGCTTGTCATCCACCAGACGGCACTCACTGATGAGGGAGAGATCAAGTGTGCGGCTACGAACCGCGCTGGCCATACCGTCACTCGCTGTCAGCTGATGATCGACGCGTTTCCGAAGATTCGACTCCCGCGACAGTATGAAGATGGGCTCATCATTGAGGCGGAAGAGCTTATTCGGTTGAAGGTGGCACTAGCGGGCCGTCCACCACCGATGGTCGAGTGGAGCCATAATGGGGAAGTACTGGACAACGACGGTCGGCACGAGATCGTCACTACGGACAAGAACTCTACCCTGAAGATCATGAACAGTGACCGAAACGATCGGGGAGAGTACAACATCCGGGCGATCAACAAGCTGGGCGAGGACAATGCATCCTTTCTGGTAACGGTCACCGCCCGTCCTGAACCACCAGGAAAGgtatcgatcgcgatctcgtACGGCAAAACGGTTACACTCAGCTGGTCAGCTCCAGAAGATGATGGAGGGTGCAAGATCGGGAACTACATCGTCGAGTACTACCGTGTCGGATGGGACGTGTGGCTTAAGGCGGCCACCTGTCGTCAGCTAACGACTACGCTAAGTGACCTCATCGAAGGATCGCAGTATCGTTTTCGCGTAAAGGCTGAGAACCCGTACGGCCTTAGTGATCCCAGCGAAGAGTCAGAGCTACTGTTCGTACCCGATCCTAAGCGTGGTATTACTGATGCCGCTAAAATCTCCTCTCAATCTGCGACTTTGCCCCGCAAACGACGAGAGCTGTCGCAATCTCCCATGCGAGAATCGACCGGGGCAAAGCCCAAGAAAGCATTCACGCCGGAGCCATATGGCCGCGATGAGATTATGCTGGAAATGTCTTACGGAACCCCCATCGATCCAATTGCACAACAAGGATACCAGAATGTAGCTCCATCCGTGGTACCAGCAGTGGTCATCACCGAACCAACTACAGCCCCTCTCGCCGAACCCGAATCCGAAACGGAATTCAACGATACAACACCATTCACCATCGTGACCCCATTGCCCATTTCTCCGCTTAAAGCGATGCAAAAATTCTCGAAAGAACCAAGTCCACTGTCAATGCGATCTTCGGATAGAGAACCatcgcccagcagcagcagctacgacTTATTAGGTTCCAGTTCCATCAACGGAGACGAAACAGCAAAGCAACCCGAGACCCAGAACAACAAGTCCATTCACAATAGCTCCGAGTTTATGTTAGTTTTATACAACGAGCAAGAAGCGAGGAAAAACACCCGTAAGTACTGCTTTCACTAAATAATCAAAAGAGGTCAAGCGAAATCTAGAAACTGAGTATTAGCTGTGAACATGTCACCATGCATTATCGATTTTGTATTTTGTCTGAGCCGAGAAATGTAAACCGTGCTTTTGGTTTGATAATCGCTTTCGGATAATGCAGGCTCTTATAAAATGGCCATCAAGGAAGCCCATTGAGCCATTTCAAACGATTACCAATCggtttggcgttttttttttttaagatttttggAACATTACACAACATGCATTTTGGTTAGGTTTGCTAGATGCGCGACTTTCAAATGTGTTTAGGGTCAGCGTTAATGTTTATTAGCCATTGTACGTTGGTAACTGCAATGTTTAAAACATGAGGGGGCAGCTAgtaaagttttcttttttaaatagcTGAGGAGAAGGAAAGCGGGGGCCTGGATGAGAtgggaaaacaaattgttttatgttgagtGTCGACAGCATTACTGCAAATGGTTCACACTTCTGTACCTGGGAGCACCTTGTTTTGAGCTGCCATTTACAACAAcagttggtttcgttttcaagGGTATACAACACAATTCGATTAGCAAACCAACAGACTACCGAaatagaaacagaaacagaatcCGCTTTCCCAGGCCGATTCAGCTCGGATGAAAACGAATCAAATTGCAAATCCAAAATCTAAAAATTATAAACGCGCCATTAGACGTTTCCCAGACATAACAATAAGGTTTGAAATGGTTTCTATTTCATCGACATCTCCGTGGGGCAGATTGGTGTGAACACTGCGTGCTGCATTGAAGAGAGTACACAAGATCGTTCGTCTCGATCGACCCTTTCCTTGATTCAGTTTGATTTTCTAATGTATTTTACAAGAGCACTGCATTTTTGCTTatacattgtttttttgtgatggATAAAAAAGCAGTTTTGCTTAGCTAACGACATCATCTATCAGTTTCTCACAAATCGTTTGGCCATGCAGTGAATTGTCGATTTTCACGCAACTCTTCGATTCATGTTTATGTAGCAGAATGCAACGATGGGCCTATGAAGAACACAACAACTACCGAAAAGCCCTCTTCGTGGTTCAGCTGGAAAATGCACAAGGATAGATACTTCGTTCAAAAACTTCTTACACGACGAGGTTTACCACGTGTCATGTCACGTTTGTCACTACGTTGCTCCCGGATCGGATCCGGTAAGGCGTGCCTGTTCATTAAATGTTTGTGCGCGTTTTAAACCCGTCCATTCGCCGTCCGActttttatcgaaaaataGAACATGTCTACGTTAATTATAATTCCATAGATTAATCTCTAGCAGCACTATTTCAGAACCCATGCACATAAAGGCGAATGCACTAACGCTGAAAAATAACGATTAGTACAGGATACAATAATGCCGACCACACATTCTAATGATTTCTTATTTTCACCCAATCAACTAATCAGGTAATTCCACCTTCGATTTCGAACTGGACGAACTTGttgctccaccaccgcctctGTCACTGTCTGCACCGGAACTCAACGTAGAGCCACCACCGGCTCCGGCCATGCGTGCTGGTGTCAGCTCTACGGAACTACtctacgagcgagcgatggcgCGATTTTACCAAGCCGTGGCTTACGAGGAATCAGAAAATCAGCGCAAAGAAGCCGAGCAAGAGCAAGCGGTCCGACGACGGCAAGCAGCTCAAGATCACGTTCAGGATGAAAAGTCTCAAGGCAATCTACAAGCCACCCCCATGAACCGTTTGTCCGATCGAAGAAGCAGCCTTCGCAAGAGGTTATCTGGTGATAAGGAATCGATCGTTAAGCAATCCAGCTTCGAACAGGATCAAGTGGTTCcacctcagcaacagcaaccacaaccacagcacTCACATTCCACACTTGTCCAAGAACCGATAGCGGAAGAACCCGCACAGGACACACTGGTACCATTGAAGCACTCGGATGATGAAGGATCCGTATCCTCATCAATGACTTCGATGATCGAAGAACTTAAACgacgtgagcagcagcagcagcagcagcaacaagcagcgaCATCTTCGAAAAGACGTGGCTtcatggatgatgatgaggttgatGAAGAACCGTACCATCCCGGTGTGCAACGTATGCGCTCACCGTACCATAATCCCGATCCGAGCCAAGCAATTGAGGTTCTCACTAGACCTATGCCACTGCCAGATCCAAACTTTGTGCCTAAACCCATACTGAAGCGACCATCCACCGAGGTGCTCGTCAAGGAAGACGCAACCAAAAGGCAACCTAGCCTACAGCCTCAACAATTGCGACCACGCAGTGTTACCCCAGAACGCGACCACTCCCCACCAAAAGAAAAGCCAGTCCAACAGCAGCGACCGCAAAACGATCCGGAGCTCGAACAGCCAGATCCATCCAGTCAGGAGGAACCGCTGGCTCTGTCGGAAAAGCAGCCACCAGCGGGAGAGGAAATCAAAAGGGCCATAGTATCCGAGGCAGCTCGTCAACGTCGACTAGAATCACGCCAGAACTCCATCGAAGAATCACGAGCAGTGGCCGACTTTTACAGCGATATGGTGCAACAAATCGAAAGCTCCAAGAAACCACGCAAACTGCCTCTCTACATGAGTCCAGATGAGGTGCGAAAGCTGAATGAACGAGAATACTCACGTAGTTCATCGCGGGCTGGCTCCAAATCACCGCTTCCGCTCGAAGAGGCACCGTACTACCCTCGGGTACGATCTTCGCGATCACCCTCGCTAACGGCCGATAGCcatccgatggtggtgcatcgATCAGGTAAGCCAGCACGTGAGAGTAAAATCCTTCGTCAACGATCGACCTCCGTCGAGAGTGATGTGACGGCGAGGCCGCCTTCCATCATTCGCGAAACAGGACCCATGACAAGCACAACCAGTGCGAAGGATGAAAATGGACGAATCAGTAGACCGATCGAGAAAAGGCGTATCACGGATAAACCAGGAACAACTGCCCGTAACCGCTCGAGGTCAAACTCGGCTGTTCGTGTAGGAACCATcacatcgccagcaccaccacctcctaaAACACCCTCGACGCCTGTTGCTACTCCAATTGTGACCAATAAACAAACGACACCCGAACCGACGGTCAACAAATCTGCTACTTCTTCTGCAGCTATGCCAAAGTTGTTGGAAGCAACCGATGAGAGGCCTGTGGAGCAGTCACTCAAGCCCACTATATCTTACTTGACTGATGTGGCTCTCTTTGCCATCGCCTGTTGGTTGTATCTCTTTAAAAACCCCAAACTAGCGATACCGGTAATTTTGCTCATTATGTATCGTCACATCCGCGAGGCACTAAAAGATAAGATACCGGCGTGGATGCGACGAGAATCGAATTGAAAAACATCGAGTGGGCCGGAAAAATCATAAAGACATTATCTGTTTGGTGTCGTCCCGAAGaggattatttattttcgcACTTGTTTCTCGTTCTTAAGCTTGATGCAATGATTGATAAGAGTTTTTGATACTACAAATCATCTACGAATACTTACCCTCACTGACTCCTAACGACGGCTCTAGCTACGAAAATCACACACTATTCCACTCAAGCACTGAGTAGTTATGTGTGCTGTTATGTTGGCTCTGTAGCATTTCACGAAGTTTGTTATGCCTGAAGAAAAGGCGCAGGGAAGGATTTCCTCACGTTTGCCGCACAGTTGGGTGCTCAGGCGCAATCGCCGTTCCCATGATTTCACGAAAACATTAACtgcacagcaaccaccacacgCTAGTGACGATATGTTGCTTACACCAAGTTATTGCACCCCCCCATGCAAATGATATTTCTTTCTAGGTTCAGTGTGCGATTTCATCGTTCTATGATCGGAGTACTCTGCAACAAACGGTTTGTAATGCAAGTAACTTCTCCATTTGCATCGACTCGTTGCCATACCGACGACCTTTACAACGTTACGTTTTATTTAAGACTGTATCTGTATATATCCGTTGTTAAGAAgggaaaattttaaaataaaaaaaccgtttctgaaaaaaaatctttcgTGCATCacaattcaaaatgatttTATATTCCATTATTAATATCCTGTTCATCGCAAACAAGCATTGTAAACTAGATATCCGGTTTAATTAGCAGCATAACTTAAAAATAACCAATCAGTCCTTTATAAAGAACCAACAACATCGACCGCTGGCCCATACCGCGAGACTTGTCCTATGGTAGGTGTATGTTTGAACTGGTGTCGCTCGTCATGCGATTTCCTAAAATTTATGATATACATAATACAGCATAACGTTCTAAAAGTATGTGTCAATGCATTACgtttaaaataatttcaaatttaGAAGATCTTTTCTTCAGCCAACAATAAATAAACAGTGAAATGAATGACAATGTAGACTAATTAGTTAACTTTTTATTGTCCATTCTGTTCGCCATGTTTTATAAACATGTTTCATTAGAATCCTGTTTTCCCCTATTGTTGCAAAATCATTAAATACAATATTTGTGCAAAAGCATaacatggaaaacaaatcactttttgatcgattttgtgtttgatttcgttGCTATAGCAGGGATGACAACGATCTACACACTTTAATACATTTTACCGAAGCGATTTAATTTGTCCAATGCACTTGTGGCTATGAATTTGATGGATTTCACATTATCTTATCACTGTTCAACCGCTCTGACTGATAGAGAACGAATTACGCTTGAGGCGCACCTTTGCGCAGATGACTCAGCTGGAATTTCATGTCAATCCTAGTCCTAAGTTGCTGGGTACTCAATATGCGCAATCCTCATCTCAACACATTAAATGGATTGTGTATTATAGCCTTTATAAAACCGAGTAAAGTTGATAACCTAGCATTCTTAAAAGTTAGTAGAAAATGGGTTTGGAGAAAATCAAACGTTCCTAGCCTCTTAGCGGCTACTCTTATTTATCACAATTATGTTGCCCAATATTTTGGCATTTCTCTCCAGAGAAAAGCAACTTGGGTCACAACCTGCGCCTTGCGGTTCGATGCTCATCTATGCCGACCCTATGAGAAACCAGGGTAACACAACCGTTACGGCAAGTGCAGCCACGCACGTGGCACACACAACGATTATGTTCGAGACCGCGTTAGCCTGTTCTTGCTTTGTGCGGTTTAACTCGCTGTCCGTTATAAGCAGTTGATCTTCGTATGGATCTTTGGTAAACTCCAACACTTCCACGTCGTATCGAAACTTCACCTTGGACGACTCTCGGCGCCAAAACAGATGGCCAGAGTCCCGTCGGTCTAGACACCAAACAGGTTCTGAAGGAGGAATTgctgtaaaagaaaaaaaaaccacacacacaatTAAAATTCCACTATTTCGACCACCATGTGCAACACTGATAGTTAGTAGCTTACCTGATATAGTCATGCTGTCCATATACTAGTTTCGAACCAATTGCGATTCCGTGTGCTGCTCTAGCGAGATTGAACTCAATCGAACAGCGCCGAGCTTCTGCACCACACGATGGCCTGCTTTTGCGTGATATCACAACGTTATCGATTCTAGAAATCTATGACGTTAGACGTGGCTGAACTTTGGTCGCGTCGCCTCGATATTTTGCCCTTCTCCTTCCAATGGAACCTCATAAAATTCGTTAGCCTTTGATATCAGACGAAGATAACGACAGGATTAGCACAAAATATTTCAAAGCTTAAATGGCAATGTTTTGCGCTCGTTTGATCCACTATGACTGCCCAGGAATGCAGAATGCCCGGCAATGGATGAAACGATatctgaaaaaaaacagataacaAGAtagaaataaaatacaaaacaatagTCAATGGCTTTtgtggtaaaaaaaataaactctACTACTCTCTTATGATGCAAACATTTTCTCCCGCAAACTGGATCTCTTTTGATAACAATATAGAATCATTCTGCCACATCCGGtagtgaaaaacaaactcttTCCATAAAGATAAGGATGACATTGGGTATGTACCAACGAACAACAAAGTCTTTATTTAGAAGGAAACGTAACGGAGCGCTCTGCTCCTCTGTTCACGATAGCGATTACTGTCAAAAGGCGTTCATGTTATGTGAAGCGCACTACGCAGTATGTCACAAAAATGCCATTCACTACAGACTGTTTTTCCCCCAAATGGTTGCTTATCAATATCGGTACTATATttagaagcaaagaaaaacaggaaacactGTGGTGGTTTCGCGCAATTGGCGCCAATGGCACCATCCGAATATAAGGAAAGCATTTCTTTAGTTAACAAGAAAGTATGCTGGAATTAAACACATAATCACGAACATGTGCCCCGTTTTCCACTAGTATACTCACATCTACCACTCCGAAAACAAGCAGAAATCAAATATGCTTTACCTGACACCCAATCGATAACAACTTTGACTTAAAACTAACATACACCAAGCGATACGATTTTCATGCAGACCCTTTCAATGTGCAACGCAGCatttattgcatttcattGTCACGTCAGCATACCTGCAAGCCACTGATAATGATAGACGGATTTTCAACCGAACCCTATCAATGTCGACCTAAAATCGCTACGATTTGTGTTCCTTTGTGTTGGGTACCGTTTGGTCTGGCATGaaagtttatgatttttttttccttttttgaaaTACAAATACATTTCCATAGTATTCCACGCGGGCAAcgctgtttgttttgggcAGGTCATGGTCGCTAAGActgctttcgattcgaaattgACAGAGCCGATTGGCTCTCGTAAAACATGGTTCCGCTTCACTTAACAGGAAGCACACCACCTCCCTACCGTAGTGCATATAGAGGTGAAATGAAGTCATCGACCTTGCCGCATCGACACGCGGAACAAAACTGCTATGGTAATTGATTCCAATCTACCATACTCAAGGTGACACAGCAGGTGCCGCCTAATCAACAGAAATCACTGCTATCGCTTTACCATGCTGCTGGTACGGTTCGCTAGTCGGTTAGGTCATTCTATTGGCCTGATTTGACCCAGTTGATCAAGCAAAACGCGAACGCTTAGACCTTTTTCAAGTATGTTTCCACCGCTGAATCTGTTCACAAAGCGTGCTCTGTGCTGATATACCACCTTGAGATGGATGGTCAACTTCCTCCAAACGCCGCGCATTGCCCTGAAATAGCCTCacatggaaaaaaaaactacgccGTAATCGAAATCAGCGCCGTATCGTGACGCAAATGCTACGGAGCCGAGCGTTGAACGTGATCTCTGGGCAAAAAGTGCGCCTATCAAGACATTTCGCGAGTCAACACAACTCACTCCACCACCCGACGACGATCACAGTGTTCACCGTCGACATATGAAATACAAGTACCGCAACCACAAAAGGGCaagcaacgatgatgataccgGTGTTGATCCACGTGATCGGGCCACTTGAATGATCATATCTCATGTTAATCTTTGATTCCCTTTCGTACACGGATCAACGCGATCAAATGACAGACTAACTCAATAGCGTATGGGtggtcgccatcatcatcatcatcgttcggcgTAACGCACCGAAACCCCATAGACGGACCAGGGGACAGACCATTAACAGTGTTTAGCGACCGTACCGACGGCATTTGCTGATAAATAATGCACACATTCTTACTGGGTGTACATTACATAAAAAGAAACTCGTGCTCCACTAGCTGCAATTGCCACAGCGTGTCGCGCCACAACACACTCTCAAGCACAGTTGGTTTACGGTCTTATCAGAGCGTGGGAAGGTCACGTCATTAAACAGCAAACCACACGCTCTGCTGTGAATGGTGTTCAACAGGAACCCCCACATCGCTGATTTGACGGACCTTGCGGATTAGTAGATTACACACTCCTACACGTATATTATAGAACAAAGAGTTCCCTGCTTGGCGAATACGACACAAAGCCACTGCGCCCACTTCAATCACTGATGAGCGTGATTGATGTAAACGGAATATCCGTGCGTTGCGGAATTCGACTTACTTCACTTGCTGATTGACGAATCCAAGATGTTGATATTATATCACAAAGCTCGCGCAATGCTCCAGATTTATCAAGCAACACGCATCTCCCTTTCGCGCGGTGCTCCACACGGTTGGGTTATGGCGTCCGCTTACGCCACAATATCGACGAATCCACTATCACGCCACTAACACCATCGACTGCCAGTCACCGTCTGTTTTTGGAGTTTTGGAATTCCGTGGCTCGTTGTCGAGAACGACTTTGGTTTAAAATTTGCCGTTCGTCAGCTTCGGTCCAGCAACAAACTTGTCGCATATTCGCACTACACTCTATACTATCCAAGGGCAGCAGAAAGGGTAGGTTCTCTTGTACTGTGCACTTTCTTTTGGCAGGTTTAGGACCGGGAAAACCGGTTCTTACAACAGCTAGCAACCAGCAGTTGTCGTGTGTACACCTTCCAACGATTTATTTCGCGTTTTCTATGGTTTATGGGTTACTGCAACGGCCAACACGACGTCACctgcatcatttgcatcgccAGACACGCACCACAGGTACACATAGGCTGTTCTGTTTATCACCGCAATCATTTGTGGCATGAATCACAGAGAAATGGAATTTTTGCCACACTTGTTGCCTAAGGCAAGTTCCCCAATTACCATAATTTCGCACTAAGCATGAATCGCTCGAAGGTCTGGATTAACCTGACACGTGTTCTTTACCTTGGTACAAACTATATGtaaaaaaatggaggaactGAACTATTTACCAAACACTTTAAACGCACAACGCAGCAGCCGCGCCGATGCAGCACTTTCGCGCTCTCGTCCGTTTGGCCGCCACAAGATGAGTGGCTCGCGAACGGATTCGCCCCGCCAAGGCAGTTACAGCGCCATTCGCGCGTTCGTTTGTGTCACCGAACCGCTAGTGAGgtgcgctgctgtttgttCACTACCAACACACTTACTCATCAGCTCACGCACGCGTACACCAACATAAGCATATTTTGTGCTACTCACAATCAATTGACTGGCGCGGCAACACAACATCGCGCTGTTTTGGATGTTGGATGATTGCTCGACCCATGATCATCTCAATGGCGGTGGGATCGATGAATGATCTTCCCATGCACGCGACATTGCTCAAGTACATGATCTGCAATCTATCAATTCGATGACTTAAATAGTTAAAGAATATTGTGCGGCATTCTTACCAACGGTAGTTTGTTCAATCCTATGCTATGCAAATGTCTTTCCACGTGATTGCGTAGGGATGGGTTATGACAGACGTTATAATAAAGAGTGCAAATATCGAGTTAAACGAATAACGACGTATTTCCAGCTCCAGTACACACGCCACGCACTCGAAGGACAAAGGGCCTGATACTTATTCATAACATACAACAGGAACGCACGTGAGTTTTTAGCATAATTGTGGATCACCTCATGATCACGCAAATTGCGAGACTGTCGAG
Proteins encoded in this region:
- the LOC126574607 gene encoding uncharacterized protein LOC126574607 yields the protein MDSMTISAIPPSEPVWCLDRRDSGHLFWRRESSKVKFRYDVEVLEFTKDPYEDQLLITDSELNRTKQEQANAVSNIIVVCATCVAALAVTVVLPWFLIGSA